Proteins from a genomic interval of Taeniopygia guttata chromosome 35, bTaeGut7.mat, whole genome shotgun sequence:
- the IL4I1 gene encoding L-amino-acid oxidase: protein MTGIALLQILLLVGLPSAKRFSSFPEYCLHDQDYEDLLKIVQEGLEPAARPARVAVVGAGVAGLTAAKLLRDAGHEVIILERSSWVGGRIRTYRPEGQDWYVELGPMRLPGKHRLIREFIRQFKLKLNPFIQRDENSWFFLRGVRVRAGEVERNPDVLNYTVKPSERGKNGVQLYREVLNKALKKFQTTDCKKFLAEHDSYSTKEYLIKVGELSRGAVDMIGDVLNEDSGFYLSFLASLWDFDIFSNDSFDEITGGFDQLPKAFHKALPNVVRFNCTVEKIMTKDNKVRVFYRAPDTLAPTVLTADFVLVTSSAKATRHIRFLPPLSPAKTHALRSIYYASASKIILVCSEKFWEKDGIRGGYSVTDRPSRFIYYPSHNFSSGVGVLLASYTWNSDAEFFLPLSDEKCLDVVLQDLADIHQVSKEYLQYTCDQHLVQKWQLDRHSLGAFAHFTPFQFVDYSRVLFAHEGRVHFAGEHAAQPHAWIDTAVKSAVRAASNIHHESAEAPGRGFGRVGQREEL from the exons ATGACTGGGATTG ccctgctccaaaTCCTCCTTCTGGTGGGTCTCCCGAGCGCCAAACGCTTCTCGTCCTTCCCCGAGTATTGTCTCCACGACCAGGACTACGAGGATCTCCTGAAGATCGTCCAGGAGGGTCTGGAGCCCGCGGCTCGCCCGGCGCGCGTGGCCGTGGTGGGCGCGGGCGTCGCGGGGCTGACGGCGGCCAAACTTCTCCGGGACGCCGGGCACGAG gttatCATCCTGGAAAGGAGCAGCTGGGTCGGGGGGCGGATCCGGACGTACCGACCCGAGGGGCAGGATTGGTACGTGGAGTTGGGACCGATGCGCCTGCCAGGAAAGCACAG GCTCATCCGCGAATTCATCCGCCAGTTCAAGCTGAAGTTGAATCCGTTCATCCAGAGGGACGAGAACTCCTGGTTCTTCCTGAGGGGCGTTCGGGTCAGGGCCGGGGAGGTGGAGAGGAACCCCGACGTCCTCAATTACACCGTGAAACCGTCGGAACGCGGCAAAAACGGCGTCCAACTCTACCGGGAGGTCCTCAACAAG gctttgAAAAAGTTCCAGACCACGGATTGCAAGAAGTTTCTGGCTGAACACGACTCTTACTCCACCAAG GAATATTTGATCAAGGTgggggagctgagccgaggAGCCGTCGACATGATCGGCGACGTTCTGAACGAGGATTCGGGGTTCTACCTGTCCTTCCTGGCCTCGCTGTGGGACTTCGACATCTTCTCGAACGACAG TTTTGACGAAATCACCGGAGGCTTTGACCAACTGCCCAAAGCCTTCCACAAGGCGCTGCCCAACGTCGTCCGCTTCAACTGCACCGTGGAGAAGATCATGACCAAGGACAACAAAGTCCGAGTGTTCTACCGCGCTCCGGACACGCTGGCCCCGACCGTCCTCACCGCGGATTTTGTGCTGGTCACCTCCAGCGCCAAAGCCACCCGGCACATCCGGTTCCTCCCGCCGCTGTCCCCCGCCAAAACCCACGCCCTGCGCTCCATCTACTACGCCAGCGCCTCCAAAATCATCCTGGTGTGCTCCGAGAAGTTCTGGGAGAAGGACGGGATCCGCGGCGGCTACTCGGTCACCGACCGCCCCTCCCGCTTCATCTACTACCCCAGCCACAACTTCTCCAGCGGGGTGGGCGTCCTCCTGGCTTCCTACACCTGGAACAGCGACGCCGAGTTCTTCCTGCCGCTCTCCGACGAGAAGTGCCTGGACGTGGTGCTCCAAGACCTGGCGGACATCCACCAGGTGAGCAAGGAGTACCTGCAGTACACCTGCGACCAGCACCTCGTCCAGAAGTGGCAGCTGGACCGGCACTCGCTGGGCGCCTTCGCCCACTTCACCCCATTCCAATTCGTGGATTACTCGCGGGTTTTGTTCGCCCACGAGGGCCGGGTCCACTTCGCCGGGGAGCACGCGGCGCAGCCGCACGCCTGGATCGACACCGCCGTCAAATCGGCCGTCAGGGCCGCCAGCAACATCCACCACGAGAGCGCCGAAGCGCCCGGACGGGGGTTCGGGAGAGTTGGGCAGAGGGAAGAGCTCTGA